A single window of Pseudarthrobacter defluvii DNA harbors:
- a CDS encoding NAD-dependent epimerase/dehydratase family protein: MVTPLEAADTVAPRSILFIGGTGVISAAAAERAVALGHRLTILNRGQSTRPVPEGTEVLHADVRDAAAVREVLGGREFDAVADFISYTPDQAQTSMELFRERTGQYVFISSASAYQKPPTRLPIRESTPLKNPFWQYSRDKIACEELLFRAYREDDFPLTVIRPSHTYDRTKIAMVGGWTDIHRMRNGLPVMVHGDGTSLWTLTHSRDFAKAFVGLLGRPQAVGESYTITSDEYLPWNQIYRLFARSAGVKEPELVHVASETIATHDQELGSNLLGDRSHSVVFDNTKIKSLVPDYTATIPFADGAREIIEWYDGHPELQQVNDAYMQLSDKLTAWARQGA; this comes from the coding sequence GTGGTGACCCCGTTGGAGGCTGCGGATACGGTGGCGCCGAGGAGCATCCTTTTCATCGGCGGCACCGGTGTCATCAGCGCGGCGGCGGCAGAACGCGCCGTCGCGCTGGGCCACCGCCTGACCATCCTTAACCGGGGCCAGTCCACCCGGCCCGTCCCGGAGGGCACGGAAGTGCTGCATGCCGACGTCCGTGATGCGGCGGCCGTCCGGGAGGTGCTGGGCGGGAGGGAGTTCGACGCCGTCGCAGACTTTATCTCCTACACTCCGGACCAGGCGCAAACCAGCATGGAGTTGTTCCGGGAGCGGACCGGGCAGTACGTCTTCATCAGCTCCGCTTCCGCCTACCAGAAGCCGCCCACCAGGCTTCCCATCCGCGAGTCCACGCCGTTGAAGAACCCCTTCTGGCAGTACTCCAGGGACAAGATCGCCTGCGAGGAGTTGCTGTTCCGGGCGTACCGGGAGGACGATTTTCCCCTCACGGTGATCCGGCCGTCGCACACCTACGACCGCACCAAAATCGCGATGGTGGGCGGCTGGACGGACATCCACAGGATGCGCAATGGCCTGCCGGTCATGGTCCACGGCGACGGCACCTCGCTGTGGACGCTGACGCACAGCAGGGACTTCGCCAAGGCGTTCGTCGGACTGCTGGGAAGGCCGCAGGCGGTGGGCGAGAGCTACACCATCACCTCGGACGAATACCTGCCCTGGAACCAGATCTACCGGCTCTTCGCCCGGTCTGCGGGCGTCAAGGAACCCGAGCTGGTTCATGTGGCGTCCGAAACCATCGCCACCCATGACCAGGAACTGGGTTCCAACCTCCTGGGCGACCGGTCCCACTCGGTGGTCTTTGACAACACCAAGATCAAATCCCTGGTCCCGGACTACACGGCCACCATTCCGTTCGCGGACGGCGCCAGGGAGATTATCGAGTGGTACGACGGCCACCCGGAACTGCAGCAGGTGAACGACGCCTACATGCAGCTATCCGACAAGCTCACCGCCTGGGCCCGCCAGGGAGCCTGA
- a CDS encoding IS3 family transposase gives MADAKIWKDIALTFAGKLITAGWSAVKACALVGIHRTAWYRHLSPPRPPGILVPHVDRAYPNRISDAEAEAFMELLNSREYANLSVTQAYYRMLDAGHCFFSIAAAHRIVARHGQNGDRREQRTATGPKRAKPVVHATAPNQLWSWDITMLHGPGKHTYRLYTMLDVFSRKVVGHRVEHTETASLAAALINDAVTVNRQRPEVLHADNGAPMRAGSTLQLAQSLGITLSYSRPRVSDDNPYSESLFKTVKYDLDFPRRFRDIQHARDYMAAFFANYNANHRHSGLNYYTPDLVHKGRGNQARLQRQATLDAIYARHPQRYRNKPAAPAVPSQAGINHKTTPLSQTA, from the coding sequence GTGGCTGACGCCAAAATCTGGAAAGACATCGCCCTGACCTTTGCCGGGAAACTGATCACGGCCGGCTGGTCAGCGGTGAAGGCCTGCGCCCTGGTGGGCATTCACCGCACGGCCTGGTACCGGCACTTGAGCCCGCCCAGGCCGCCCGGGATCCTGGTGCCCCATGTCGACCGGGCCTACCCGAACCGGATCAGCGACGCCGAAGCCGAGGCGTTCATGGAGCTGTTGAACTCCCGGGAATACGCCAACCTTTCCGTTACCCAGGCCTACTACCGGATGCTCGATGCCGGGCACTGCTTCTTCTCCATCGCCGCCGCCCATCGCATCGTGGCCCGGCACGGACAGAACGGCGACCGCCGCGAACAACGCACGGCAACCGGTCCCAAACGAGCCAAACCGGTCGTGCACGCCACCGCCCCGAACCAGCTGTGGAGCTGGGACATCACGATGCTCCACGGCCCGGGGAAACACACCTACCGGCTCTACACGATGTTGGACGTATTCTCCCGCAAGGTCGTTGGGCACCGGGTCGAACACACCGAAACCGCGTCCCTGGCCGCGGCACTGATCAACGACGCGGTCACCGTGAACCGGCAGCGCCCCGAGGTGCTTCATGCCGATAACGGGGCACCCATGAGGGCTGGCAGTACCCTTCAGCTGGCCCAGTCCCTGGGCATCACCCTGTCCTACTCCCGGCCAAGAGTCTCGGACGACAATCCCTACTCCGAATCACTGTTCAAGACCGTGAAATACGACCTGGACTTTCCGCGCCGCTTCCGCGACATCCAGCACGCCCGGGACTACATGGCGGCTTTCTTCGCCAACTACAACGCCAACCACCGCCACAGCGGTTTGAACTACTACACCCCGGACCTCGTCCACAAAGGGCGCGGGAACCAAGCACGCCTACAACGGCAAGCCACCCTCGACGCGATCTATGCACGCCATCCGCAGAGATACCGCAACAAACCTGCCGCACCAGCCGTGCCCTCTCAGGCCGGCATCAACCACAAAACCACCCCGCTGTCACAGACAGCTTGA
- a CDS encoding GlsB/YeaQ/YmgE family stress response membrane protein, whose protein sequence is MGFIAFLILGLIAGAIAKAILPGRQGGGWIITMVLGVVGALLGGWIGGALFGGGLQEFFSLQTWLLAIVGSLIVLAIYGMVTKRGARG, encoded by the coding sequence ATGGGATTTATTGCATTTCTGATTCTCGGACTTATCGCCGGCGCGATTGCCAAGGCAATCCTCCCGGGACGGCAGGGTGGCGGCTGGATCATCACCATGGTGCTGGGCGTCGTAGGCGCTCTGCTCGGTGGCTGGATCGGCGGCGCCCTGTTCGGCGGCGGCCTGCAGGAGTTCTTCTCACTGCAGACCTGGCTGCTGGCGATTGTTGGCTCGCTGATCGTTCTTGCGATCTACGGCATGGTCACTAAGCGCGGTGCGCGCGGCTAA
- a CDS encoding YtxH domain-containing protein — MKNKLLLGVGVAVGYVLGSRSGRAAYDKLKARAAGVWDSKPVQDKVSVATEAIKEKAPSVADQLGEAARRAGTVLGSAIHREGGSGGGESSASSTGTSAGTSAGAGAGTPATASGLGEDHIPAHSTHPETTNLGTSDGNGAKA; from the coding sequence GTGAAAAACAAGCTTCTTTTGGGTGTGGGCGTTGCCGTGGGCTATGTCCTCGGCTCGCGGTCAGGCCGTGCTGCTTACGACAAGCTAAAGGCCCGCGCGGCCGGCGTCTGGGACAGCAAGCCGGTCCAGGACAAAGTTTCCGTAGCTACGGAGGCCATCAAGGAAAAGGCGCCCTCAGTGGCGGACCAGCTTGGCGAAGCCGCTCGCAGGGCAGGGACAGTGCTTGGTTCTGCAATTCACCGTGAGGGTGGCTCCGGTGGCGGAGAGTCTTCCGCGTCCAGCACCGGTACGTCTGCCGGAACTTCTGCCGGTGCCGGCGCCGGCACCCCTGCAACGGCCAGTGGACTGGGCGAGGACCATATCCCCGCACACAGCACCCACCCGGAGACCACCAACCTTGGTACTTCTGATGGGAACGGCGCCAAGGCCTGA
- a CDS encoding TetR/AcrR family transcriptional regulator, with amino-acid sequence MTSPPSNQPADGHPADGPVAAAIGLLAKQGYDATSVEELAEASGMSRSTFFRRFGSKEDVVFADHERILRQVNDRLAGSRLEPLAAVADAAMLVFDHHLQNPATSRARHALLQAVPALRDRELVTSHRYERAFLQFLNERLPGNGRHEYKAVAFAAAVVAVHNAFLRQWLRTPPPSGQAEAADRKRAKALAAELQALSETFRPALIGATAAAQPSPTVVVTVLPGAADKEAIARAVRDALP; translated from the coding sequence ATGACTTCGCCGCCTTCCAACCAGCCCGCCGACGGGCATCCTGCGGACGGACCCGTTGCGGCAGCCATCGGCCTCCTGGCGAAGCAGGGCTACGATGCGACGTCGGTCGAGGAACTCGCTGAAGCATCAGGCATGAGCCGGAGCACGTTTTTCCGAAGATTCGGGTCAAAGGAGGACGTTGTCTTCGCGGACCACGAGCGGATCCTGCGCCAAGTGAATGACCGGCTCGCCGGATCCAGGCTCGAGCCGCTAGCTGCGGTTGCGGACGCCGCGATGCTGGTCTTCGACCACCACCTGCAAAACCCAGCAACGTCCCGGGCCCGGCACGCGCTGCTGCAGGCAGTCCCGGCCCTCCGTGACCGGGAGCTGGTCACCTCCCACCGGTACGAACGGGCGTTCCTGCAGTTCCTGAATGAAAGGCTGCCCGGGAACGGCCGGCACGAGTACAAGGCTGTCGCCTTCGCCGCAGCCGTCGTGGCCGTGCACAACGCCTTCCTCCGTCAGTGGCTGCGTACCCCGCCCCCGTCGGGGCAGGCCGAGGCAGCAGACCGGAAGAGGGCTAAGGCCCTGGCCGCTGAACTCCAGGCCCTGTCGGAAACGTTCCGGCCTGCACTCATCGGCGCCACCGCCGCCGCCCAACCCTCGCCGACCGTCGTCGTGACTGTCCTTCCCGGTGCCGCCGACAAGGAAGCCATCGCCCGGGCAGTCAGGGACGCCCTCCCCTAG
- a CDS encoding acetyl-CoA C-acetyltransferase codes for MNQNANIPVILGGARTPFGRFRGGLSPFSSSELGAHAIRAALERTGVAPEQIGAVIVGQVIQAGAGQGPARQASLAAGIGWDVPTITINKLCLSGLTAVIDAARMIRTGEADFIVAAGQESMTNAPHLVPGLRAGVVIGDAPMLDSLNHDGLQDPVSGKLMGEATDAGNTERGITREEQDAVAARSHQRADAARTSGVLAEEIAPIQVPQRKGPAVTLEHDEGIRPETTAESLAQLRPAFSKADTATITAGSSSPLSDGAAALVIANKAAAEAAGLEWIAEIGAHGQTAGPDGSLHSQPARAIERALKVQGLTIQELDLVEINEAFASVLIQSANDLGIETDAVNAEGGAIALGHPVGASGARLVLHQALALKRRGGGTGVVALCGGGGQGDALILTA; via the coding sequence GTGAACCAGAACGCCAACATCCCCGTCATCCTGGGCGGCGCCCGCACCCCATTCGGCAGGTTCCGCGGCGGCCTGTCGCCCTTCTCCTCCAGTGAACTCGGCGCCCACGCCATCCGTGCCGCCCTGGAACGCACCGGCGTTGCACCCGAGCAGATCGGCGCCGTCATCGTGGGGCAGGTCATCCAGGCCGGGGCCGGCCAGGGACCGGCGCGGCAGGCCAGCCTGGCCGCCGGCATCGGCTGGGACGTCCCCACCATCACCATCAACAAGCTGTGCCTGTCCGGACTCACCGCCGTCATCGACGCTGCCCGGATGATCCGCACCGGGGAAGCCGATTTCATCGTCGCCGCGGGGCAGGAATCGATGACCAACGCCCCGCATTTGGTGCCCGGACTCCGCGCCGGCGTCGTCATTGGCGACGCCCCCATGCTGGACTCCCTGAACCATGACGGGCTGCAGGATCCGGTAAGCGGCAAGCTGATGGGTGAGGCCACCGACGCCGGCAACACCGAACGCGGCATCACCCGTGAAGAGCAGGACGCCGTGGCAGCCCGTTCCCACCAGCGCGCCGACGCAGCCCGGACTTCCGGCGTGCTGGCCGAGGAGATCGCGCCGATCCAGGTGCCGCAGCGCAAAGGGCCTGCGGTAACCCTTGAGCACGACGAAGGCATCCGGCCGGAAACCACGGCGGAATCCCTGGCACAGCTCCGCCCGGCGTTTTCCAAGGCGGATACGGCCACCATCACTGCGGGTTCGTCGTCGCCCCTGTCCGATGGCGCCGCCGCGTTGGTCATCGCCAACAAGGCGGCAGCGGAAGCCGCAGGCCTGGAGTGGATTGCCGAAATCGGCGCCCACGGCCAGACCGCCGGCCCCGACGGATCGCTGCATTCCCAGCCGGCCCGGGCCATCGAGCGTGCGCTCAAGGTCCAGGGGCTCACCATCCAGGAGCTGGACCTGGTGGAAATCAATGAAGCATTCGCGTCCGTCCTCATCCAGTCCGCAAACGACCTCGGCATTGAGACCGACGCCGTGAACGCCGAAGGCGGTGCCATCGCGCTGGGCCACCCCGTCGGCGCCTCGGGCGCACGCCTGGTGCTGCACCAGGCGCTGGCCCTGAAACGCCGCGGCGGAGGCACCGGCGTCGTGGCCCTCTGCGGGGGCGGCGGCCAGGGTGACGCCCTGATCCTCACAGCATGA
- a CDS encoding acyl-CoA dehydrogenase family protein, translated as MTTTSPARLPQRTESSPGFPAGTVEPDYFLTEALGTDPASVLAGIGDEDRAYWDRARSFVQDEVLPVIDGYWERGEYPLHLLRRLGELDLLRDGVPVEGYAPMSSMAAGLVNMEISRGDGSVATMIAVQGGLALRSVAECGSEAQKERWLPAIASGTEYAAFALTEPTHGSDSVALETTATPTDGGFLLNGEKKWIGNGSVGGLSIVWARGGDGQVHGYLVPQDSPGYTATKIEGKLALRAIWQAHIRLEDVFVPAENVLPGARTFKDTARVLLATRLGVAWSAVGHATACYETAVQYAKQRKQFGRPLAASQIVQERLARMLSELATMQLMVVQMTRLDEAGMLTPEQASLVKYTCTRTARGIASNARDLLGGNGILLENRVARHLADIEAIHTYEGTETMQALIIGRGITGISAFA; from the coding sequence ATGACGACGACGTCCCCCGCCCGCCTGCCCCAGCGCACCGAGAGCTCCCCCGGCTTTCCTGCCGGCACTGTGGAGCCGGACTACTTCCTCACCGAGGCCCTGGGAACGGACCCTGCATCCGTCCTGGCGGGCATCGGCGACGAGGACCGTGCGTACTGGGACCGGGCCCGCAGCTTCGTGCAGGATGAGGTCCTCCCGGTCATTGACGGCTACTGGGAACGCGGCGAGTACCCGCTGCACCTGCTCCGGCGCCTGGGCGAACTGGACCTGCTGCGGGATGGCGTTCCGGTAGAGGGCTACGCGCCCATGAGCAGCATGGCCGCCGGCCTGGTGAACATGGAGATCAGCAGGGGCGATGGTTCCGTCGCCACCATGATCGCCGTCCAGGGCGGCCTGGCCCTGCGGTCCGTGGCGGAGTGTGGATCCGAGGCACAGAAGGAGCGCTGGCTGCCTGCAATCGCCAGCGGCACGGAATACGCGGCTTTCGCCCTCACCGAGCCAACCCACGGCTCGGACTCGGTGGCCCTGGAAACCACGGCCACCCCCACGGACGGCGGCTTCCTGCTCAACGGCGAAAAGAAGTGGATCGGCAACGGCTCCGTCGGCGGCCTCAGCATCGTGTGGGCCCGGGGCGGGGACGGCCAGGTCCACGGCTACCTGGTTCCGCAGGATTCCCCCGGCTACACCGCCACCAAAATCGAAGGCAAGCTGGCCCTCCGCGCCATCTGGCAGGCCCACATCCGGCTGGAGGACGTCTTCGTCCCGGCGGAGAACGTCCTGCCGGGCGCCCGCACCTTCAAGGACACAGCCCGTGTCCTGCTGGCGACCCGACTGGGCGTTGCCTGGTCCGCCGTCGGGCACGCCACCGCCTGCTACGAAACGGCGGTCCAGTACGCCAAGCAGCGCAAGCAGTTCGGCCGGCCCCTGGCCGCCTCCCAGATCGTGCAGGAGCGGCTGGCGCGAATGCTCAGCGAACTGGCCACCATGCAGCTGATGGTGGTGCAGATGACGCGATTGGATGAAGCCGGAATGCTCACGCCGGAGCAGGCTTCGCTGGTGAAGTACACCTGCACCCGCACCGCACGCGGCATCGCCTCCAATGCGAGGGACCTGCTGGGCGGCAACGGCATCCTGCTGGAAAACCGCGTTGCCCGGCACCTGGCCGACATCGAGGCCATCCACACCTACGAAGGCACCGAGACCATGCAGGCCCTCATCATCGGCCGCGGCATCACCGGTATCTCCGCCTTCGCCTAG
- a CDS encoding long-chain-fatty-acid--CoA ligase has product MTNTNPADGFATISVAAILAESAKRTPDSIALVVGEDRVSYGDLWRQTRAYAGALRARGIGPGDAVAVLIPNVPDFARAYYAILSLGAIVVPVHALLKAREIEYVLQDSGARLLICAAPLLGEGAAGATASEVDVLTVMAPDDGAFPRLEAEAAGAEPIRTYEPCRPSDTATILYTSGTTGKPKGALGTHFALVEQTSVLLTSVMDFRPGDVLFGGLPLFHTFGQTVVLNTGLRAGATIVLMPRFTGPDALKLLAEHNVNIFLGVPTMYVALLEAAKTVPDRPAALRYGISGGAALPLAVLDKFRDVFGVEIHEGYGLTETSPVAAFNHVGTAPRPGTIGVPIWGADIEIARPEVMESIELLPNGELGELVIRGHLLMKGYLNRPEATAEAVVDGWFRSGDLGTKDDDGYLTIVDRKKDMIIRNGYNVYPREVEEILLTHPAVVSAAVYGIPDEVHGQEIEAAIVLDAGASVTEAELVEFASAQLAAYKYPRVVRILSELPLGPSGKILKRKLAEDRA; this is encoded by the coding sequence ATGACCAACACCAACCCCGCTGACGGCTTTGCCACTATCTCGGTGGCAGCCATCCTGGCTGAATCAGCCAAAAGGACTCCTGACAGCATCGCCCTCGTTGTCGGGGAGGACCGGGTCAGCTACGGCGACCTCTGGCGCCAGACCCGCGCCTACGCCGGGGCGCTCCGGGCCCGCGGGATCGGTCCGGGAGACGCCGTCGCCGTCCTGATCCCCAACGTTCCGGACTTCGCCCGGGCGTACTACGCCATCCTGTCGCTCGGTGCCATTGTTGTTCCGGTGCATGCCCTGCTCAAGGCCCGCGAAATCGAGTACGTCCTACAGGACAGCGGTGCCAGGCTGCTGATCTGCGCTGCTCCACTGCTCGGGGAGGGCGCCGCAGGTGCCACGGCCAGCGAAGTCGACGTGCTCACGGTGATGGCTCCCGACGACGGCGCGTTCCCCCGGCTCGAAGCGGAAGCTGCAGGCGCGGAACCCATCCGGACGTACGAACCGTGCCGCCCCTCGGACACGGCCACCATCCTTTACACCTCGGGCACCACCGGGAAACCGAAAGGCGCACTGGGCACCCACTTCGCCCTGGTGGAGCAGACCAGCGTCCTGCTGACCAGCGTGATGGACTTCCGGCCCGGAGACGTGCTGTTCGGCGGACTTCCGCTCTTCCACACCTTTGGCCAGACTGTGGTCCTTAACACGGGGCTGCGCGCCGGCGCCACCATTGTCCTGATGCCGCGCTTCACCGGCCCGGATGCCCTGAAGCTGCTTGCGGAGCACAACGTCAACATCTTCCTTGGGGTGCCCACCATGTACGTGGCGCTTCTCGAGGCCGCCAAGACCGTCCCGGACCGGCCGGCAGCCCTGCGCTACGGCATCTCCGGCGGCGCGGCCCTTCCCCTGGCCGTGCTGGACAAGTTCCGCGACGTGTTCGGTGTGGAGATCCACGAAGGCTACGGACTGACGGAGACCTCGCCCGTTGCTGCCTTCAACCACGTGGGGACTGCGCCGCGGCCGGGCACCATCGGCGTTCCGATCTGGGGCGCGGATATTGAAATCGCCCGGCCCGAGGTGATGGAGAGCATCGAACTGCTGCCCAACGGGGAGCTCGGCGAGCTTGTCATCCGCGGCCACCTGCTGATGAAGGGTTACCTGAACCGGCCGGAGGCAACGGCGGAGGCCGTGGTGGACGGCTGGTTCCGCAGCGGCGATCTCGGGACAAAGGACGACGACGGCTACCTCACCATCGTGGACCGCAAGAAAGACATGATCATCCGCAACGGCTACAACGTCTACCCGCGGGAAGTGGAGGAAATCCTGCTGACCCACCCCGCCGTCGTCAGTGCCGCCGTGTACGGGATTCCGGATGAGGTCCACGGGCAGGAAATTGAGGCCGCCATCGTGCTGGACGCCGGAGCCAGCGTGACCGAAGCGGAGCTGGTGGAGTTCGCCAGCGCGCAGCTCGCGGCCTACAAGTACCCCAGGGTGGTCCGGATCCTGTCCGAGCTGCCGCTGGGGCCCAGCGGAAAGATCCTGAAGCGGAAATTGGCGGAGGACCGGGCCTAG
- a CDS encoding HNH endonuclease signature motif containing protein, which produces MEAIGEQFGEAYDAGSWLPRPAHLHPVPSEVPSQPPVSGPGQQDILDGLASQLAAAALAAPGILATATYEEAANFAARAEGLARSVEYLQLAGAGAVDRTRTQAISDAAAAKTRAGRASLAAARNPGWVTGWDANGVETLNTTGAGVSETDANWPGPPSRHGRSIVVSPADDGCRNTAEFLRLRLQIPIREARRRLTLAHQVLPATSLTGEPLPPPRPHLATALTPTNEPGTELGTAEPEAGEAVSTEPGPTAVAVQGPAVSSHAATIITATLDRLQHHTTTDTLETIERHLTKAAATTDPDFLTRLAQRWTDTIDADGTEPTEEALRHTQGAFIRKPRHGLHRVEIFATTDQYEHLLTVMNTATNPRTTTTNTNTGTGMGESAGTAADTTEDHAADTPTDHSATGHTALPDLDRRTRAQKQLDGIITAAKTALATNTLPTTGGNRPQIIATINYHDLFPTNTPTPTGQDHTAETRTVTPTGTGTGPRAGTGTFAFTGPVAATTIRKIACDADIIPALLGTNGEILDLGRKTRLFTPAQRTALTARDQGCAFPNCTIPAPWCEAHHITYWSHGGPTTTNNGVLLCSHHHHLIHKEQWKITTTHNTPTFIPPPHIDPTQTPQQNHYFNQPPPPHPRE; this is translated from the coding sequence ATGGAGGCCATCGGGGAGCAGTTTGGGGAGGCGTACGACGCCGGCAGCTGGCTGCCGCGCCCGGCCCACCTTCACCCCGTCCCCAGTGAGGTCCCGTCACAACCACCAGTCTCCGGACCCGGTCAGCAAGACATACTGGACGGGCTGGCCTCACAGCTGGCAGCCGCTGCCCTGGCCGCCCCGGGAATTCTTGCAACGGCCACCTATGAAGAGGCCGCCAATTTTGCCGCCCGGGCCGAGGGGCTGGCCCGAAGCGTGGAATACCTGCAACTCGCGGGCGCGGGAGCCGTGGACCGGACCCGCACCCAGGCCATCAGCGACGCCGCCGCGGCAAAGACCCGGGCAGGCCGTGCAAGCCTGGCAGCGGCGCGAAACCCCGGCTGGGTCACCGGGTGGGATGCCAACGGTGTCGAAACCCTGAACACCACCGGGGCAGGAGTCAGCGAGACCGACGCCAACTGGCCCGGCCCACCCTCCCGGCACGGTCGCAGCATCGTGGTGTCCCCGGCCGATGACGGATGCCGGAACACCGCAGAGTTCCTCCGCCTGCGCCTGCAAATCCCCATCCGCGAAGCCCGCCGCCGCCTCACCCTCGCCCACCAGGTCCTGCCCGCCACCAGCCTCACCGGCGAACCACTCCCACCACCCCGGCCACACCTGGCGACCGCCCTCACCCCCACCAACGAACCCGGCACCGAGCTGGGCACCGCCGAGCCAGAAGCCGGCGAGGCGGTGAGCACCGAGCCAGGGCCCACCGCCGTGGCCGTTCAGGGGCCTGCGGTGTCCTCGCACGCCGCGACCATCATCACCGCCACCCTGGACCGGCTCCAACACCACACCACCACCGACACCCTCGAGACCATCGAACGCCACCTCACCAAGGCCGCCGCCACCACCGACCCCGACTTCCTCACCCGCCTGGCCCAACGCTGGACCGACACCATCGACGCCGACGGCACCGAACCCACCGAAGAAGCCCTCCGCCACACCCAAGGCGCCTTCATCCGCAAACCCCGCCACGGCCTGCACCGCGTCGAAATCTTCGCCACCACCGACCAATACGAACACCTCCTCACCGTCATGAACACCGCCACCAACCCCCGCACCACCACCACCAACACAAACACCGGCACGGGCATGGGAGAGAGCGCAGGGACAGCCGCCGACACAACAGAGGACCACGCGGCGGACACGCCAACAGACCACAGCGCGACCGGGCACACCGCCCTGCCGGACCTGGACCGGCGCACCCGCGCCCAAAAACAACTCGACGGCATCATCACCGCCGCCAAAACCGCCCTCGCCACCAACACCCTGCCCACCACCGGCGGCAACCGACCCCAAATCATCGCCACCATCAACTACCACGACCTCTTCCCAACCAACACCCCCACACCCACAGGACAAGACCACACCGCGGAAACCAGGACAGTGACACCCACGGGCACCGGGACCGGGCCACGGGCCGGGACAGGGACCTTCGCCTTCACCGGGCCCGTCGCCGCCACCACCATCCGCAAAATCGCCTGCGACGCCGACATCATCCCCGCCCTGCTCGGCACAAACGGCGAAATCCTCGACCTCGGCCGCAAAACCAGACTCTTCACCCCAGCCCAACGCACCGCCCTCACCGCCCGCGACCAAGGCTGCGCCTTCCCCAACTGCACCATCCCCGCCCCCTGGTGCGAAGCCCACCACATCACCTACTGGTCACACGGCGGACCAACCACCACCAACAACGGCGTCCTGCTCTGCAGCCACCACCACCACCTCATCCACAAAGA
- a CDS encoding aldo/keto reductase: protein MTLAPLIELNDGNRIPQLGLGTWPLDDEQVANAVVQALEAGYRHVDTAVKYGNERGVGNGIRASGVDRSELFITTKLDGEFQGHDRAVAGLEGSLKRLGLDYVDLLLIHWPLPGRDQYVSTWQTFERLQAEGKVRSIGVSNFKPAHLERLMAETDVVPAVNQVQLSPAITRSAEREFHTRHGIVTESYSPLGGSGAGLLGAPVLSQLAEKHGKTQGQLVLRWHIQNGLVTIPKTASPERMAENLDVFDFALDPQDLAELSVLDEGPGAGNNSDLTGH, encoded by the coding sequence ATGACACTTGCACCGCTCATCGAACTCAATGACGGGAACAGGATTCCACAACTGGGGCTTGGCACCTGGCCGCTGGACGACGAACAGGTGGCCAACGCCGTCGTTCAGGCCCTGGAAGCCGGGTACCGGCACGTTGACACCGCTGTGAAGTACGGCAATGAACGCGGGGTCGGCAATGGCATCCGTGCCAGTGGCGTGGACCGCAGCGAGTTGTTCATCACCACAAAGCTGGACGGCGAATTCCAGGGCCACGACCGTGCCGTGGCGGGCCTGGAGGGGTCGCTGAAACGCTTGGGGCTGGACTACGTGGATCTGTTGCTGATCCACTGGCCGCTTCCGGGCAGGGACCAGTATGTCTCTACGTGGCAGACGTTTGAACGGCTGCAGGCCGAGGGGAAAGTACGGTCGATCGGCGTGTCCAACTTCAAGCCCGCGCATCTTGAGCGGCTGATGGCCGAGACCGATGTGGTGCCGGCGGTGAACCAGGTCCAGCTCAGTCCCGCCATTACCCGGAGTGCGGAGCGGGAATTCCATACCCGGCACGGCATCGTTACCGAGTCCTACAGTCCGCTTGGGGGTTCCGGAGCTGGCCTGCTCGGCGCTCCCGTCCTTTCCCAACTGGCGGAAAAGCACGGGAAAACACAGGGCCAACTGGTCCTCCGGTGGCATATACAAAACGGATTGGTAACGATTCCCAAGACCGCTTCCCCGGAGCGGATGGCCGAGAACCTGGACGTCTTCGATTTCGCCCTGGACCCGCAGGATCTAGCGGAACTTTCGGTCCTCGACGAGGGTCCCGGCGCAGGCAATAACTCGGACCTAACGGGGCACTAA